The following coding sequences lie in one Gorilla gorilla gorilla isolate KB3781 chromosome 5, NHGRI_mGorGor1-v2.1_pri, whole genome shotgun sequence genomic window:
- the LOC129534074 gene encoding zinc finger CCCH domain-containing protein 11C-like produces the protein MPNQGEDCYFFFYSTCTKGDSCPFRHCEAALGNETVCTLWQEGRCFRQVCRFRHMDIDKKRSEIPCYWENQPTGCQKLNCAFRHNRGRYVDGLFLPPSKTVLPTVPESPEEEVKASQLSVQQNKLSVQSNPSPQLRSVLKVESSENVPSPNHPPVVINAADDDEDDDDQFSEEGDETKTPTLQPTPEVHGGLRVTSVRKPAVNTKQGECLHFGIKTLEEIKSKKMKEKSKKQGEGSSGVSSLLLHPEPAPGPEKENVRTVVRTVTLSTKQGEEPLVRLGLTERLGKRKFSAGVDSDPPLKRSLAQRLGKKVEAPETNTDETPKKAQVSKSLKERLGMSADPNNEDATDKVNKVGEIHVETLEEMLLERASQKHGESQTKLKTEGPSKTDDSTSGARSSSTIRIKTFSEVLAEEEHRQQEAERQKSKKDTTCMKLKTDSEIRKTVVWPPIVASKGQSEEPAGKTKSMQEVHMKTPEEIKLEKAPRVQQSSESSTSSTSQHEATPGARLLLRITNRTWRKEEKKLQRGNEVDFQSSIRIEATEASVEATGFDVTKTQVKRCEIMREMRMQKQQEREESVLTPLQGDVASCNTQVAEKPVLTAVPGITWHLTKQLPTKSSQKVEVETSGIGNSLLNVKWAAQTLEKTGEAQPKVNVKQSVVKVVSSPKLAPKRKAVEMHPAVTAAVKPLSSSSVLQEPPAKKAAVDAVVLLVSEDKSVTVPEAENPRDSLFLYFFLFFIFSFFLFLIYSKF, from the coding sequence ATGCCTAATCAAGGAGAagactgctatttttttttctattctacatGTACCAAAGGTGACAGCTGCCCATTCCGTCACTGTGAAGCTGCACTAGGAAATGAAACTGTTTGCACATTATGGCAAGAAGGGCGCTGTTTTCGACAGGTGTGCAGGTTTCGGCACATGGACATTGATAAAAAACGCAGTGAAATTCCTTGTTATTGGGAAAATCAGCCAACAGGATGTCAAAAATTAAACTGCGCTTTCCGTCACAATAGAGGACGATATGTTGATGGCCTTTTCCTACCTCCGAGCAAAACTGTGTTGCCCACTGTGCCTGAGTCACCAGAAGAGGAAGTGAAGGCTAGCCAACTTTCAGTTCAGCAGAACAAATTGTCTGTCCAGTCCAATCCTTCCCCTCAGCTGCGGAGCGTTCTGAAAGTAGAAAGTTCCGAAAATGTTCCTAGCCCCAACCATCCACCAGTTGTAATTAATGCTgcagatgatgatgaagatgatgatgatcagTTTTCTGAGGAAGGTGATGAAACCAAAACACCTACCCTGCAACCAACTCCTGAAGTTCACGGTGGATTACGAGTGACTTCTGTCCGGAAACCTGCAGTCAATACAAAGCAAGGTGAATGTCTGCATTTTGGAATAAAAACTCTTGAGGAAATTAAgtcaaagaaaatgaaggaaaaatctaAGAAGCAAGGTGAAGGTTCTTCAGGAGTTTCCAGTCTTTTACTCCACCCTGAGCCTGCTCCAGgtcctgaaaaagaaaatgtcaggacTGTGGTGAGGACAGTAACTCTCTCCACCAAACAAGGAGAAGAACCCTTGGTTAGACTGGGTCTTACTGAGAGACTGGGGAAACGAAAATTTTCGGCAGGCGTTGACAGTGATCCTCCATTAAAGCGTAGCCTGGCACAGAGGCTAGGGAAGAAAGTTGAAGCTCCAGAAACTAACACTGACGAAACACCAAAGAAAGCTCAAGTTTCCAAGTCTCTTAAGGAGCGATTAGGCATGTCAGCTGATCCAAATAATGAGGACGCAACAGATAAAGTTAATAAAGTTGGTGAGATCCATGTGGAGACATTAGAAGAAATGCTTCTTGAAAGAGCCAGTCAGAAACATGGGGAATCGCAAACTAAACTCAAGACAGAAGGACCTTCAAAAACTGATGATTCTACTTCAGGAGCAAGAAGCTCCTCCACTATCCGTATCAAAACCTTCTCTGAGGTCCTGGCTGAAGAAGAACATAGGCAGCAGGAAGCAGagagacaaaaaagcaaaaaggatacAACTTGCATGAAGCTAAAGACTGAtagtgaaattagaaaaacagtaGTTTGGCCACCCATTGTTGCCAGCAAAGGACAATCAGAGGAGCCTGCAGGTAAAACAAAGTCCATGCAGGAGGTGCACATGAAGACGCCGGAAGAAATTAAACTGGAGAAGGCACCGAGGGTGCAGCAGAGCTCTGAGAGCAGCACCAGCTCCACGTCTCAACATGAGGCCACTCCAGGGGCAAGGTTGCTGCTGCGAATCACCAACAGAAcatggaggaaagaagagaagaaacttCAGCGAGGAAATGAAGTTGATTTTCAGAGCAGTATTAGAATAGAAGCTACAGAGGCTTCAGTTGAGGCCACAGGATTTGACGTCACTAAAACTCAAGTCAAGAGATGTGAGATCATGAGAGAGATGCGCATGCAGAAAcagcaggagagggaagaatCAGTCTTGACACCTCTTCAGGGAGATGTAGCCTCTTGCAATACCCAAGTGGCAGAGAAACCAGTGCTCACTGCTGTGCCAGGAATCACATGGCACCTGACCAAGCAGCTTCCCACAAAGTcatcccagaaggtggaggtagAAACCTCAGGGATTGGAAACTCATTATTGAATGTGAAATGGGCAGCACAGACCTTGGAAAAAACGGGTGAAGCTCAACCCAAAGTGAATGTGAAGCAATCTGTGGTTAAAGTTGTGTCATCCCCCAAATTGGCCCCAAAACGTAAGGCAGTGGAGATGCACCCTGCTGTCACTGCCGCTGTGaagccactgagctccagcagcGTCCTACAGGAACCCCCAGCCAAAAAGGCAGCTGTGGATGCTGTTGTCCTGCTTGTCTCTGAGGACAAATCAGTCACTGTGCCTGAAGCAGAAAATCCTAGAGacagtctttttctttatttttttttattttttattttttctttctttctttttttaatatactctaagttttag